From Pseudovibrio sp. Tun.PSC04-5.I4, a single genomic window includes:
- a CDS encoding flavin reductase family protein: MFYEAHKPHGLPHNPFKAIVAPRPIGWISTLSKDGTPNLAPYSFFNAVCDTPPIVAIGSSGYKDSVRNIEATGEFVCNQATLDLADAMNMSSAMVDSNINEFELAGLTAGESNLIKAPRVLEAKTALECKLINIQRLVDIDGNETNSWLILGQVVGVHIDESVLTNGILDVAKMKPLARLGYKDYSVVDSLFQIERPVVAENS; this comes from the coding sequence ATGTTTTACGAGGCACATAAGCCCCACGGTTTACCGCATAATCCGTTCAAAGCAATTGTAGCACCACGTCCTATCGGTTGGATTTCTACACTGTCAAAGGATGGGACGCCAAATCTGGCGCCCTACAGTTTCTTCAATGCAGTGTGTGATACGCCGCCGATTGTTGCAATTGGGTCCAGTGGTTACAAGGATTCTGTGCGTAATATTGAAGCGACAGGCGAATTCGTCTGCAATCAAGCCACCCTTGATCTTGCGGATGCGATGAATATGTCCTCTGCAATGGTTGACTCAAATATCAATGAATTCGAGCTGGCCGGATTGACTGCTGGTGAGAGCAATCTGATTAAGGCTCCGCGTGTGCTGGAGGCTAAAACAGCATTGGAATGTAAGCTCATCAATATTCAGCGCCTTGTTGATATTGACGGAAATGAGACCAACAGTTGGCTTATACTGGGTCAGGTTGTAGGTGTGCATATCGATGAGAGTGTGCTCACTAACGGCATACTTGATGTGGCGAAAATGAAGCCATTGGCTCGGTTGGGATACAAAGATTATTCAGTGGTGGATTCTCTGTTCCAGATTGAACGGCCTGTTGTTGCTGAAAATAGTTAG
- a CDS encoding DUF2336 domain-containing protein, with product MIIKSFLNWVQHAPSGSRALAAGALARAFLYSDLEGSEYDEAEAALTFLLDDRDLAVRVALGDAFGSAEVIPQHILSALLVDEDVVALPLLSGATIIPESELIDLVATGSAQRCGAVASRPNISVSLAAAICEVACESACAALLSNSKTEITATSMERVVERFGDSRDVKDALMLREDVPLQVRHMMLRRYTESLSRHPQVLGARNMRAPEQLVADAQDRSTISLAWSASEKEVHGLVEHLVVSAQMTSVLLLRAAVTGCFNLLTSSLARLSGHGDDEVFDALGTPDGPSLRRVLSAAGLPDRTHALFQECISSWQRVENMQIDHWAKSRIVAGDLIALEDNLGIEDLGDLQDLLHRLSNEAARESARAHVAEMLSDVA from the coding sequence ATGATTATCAAGAGTTTTCTAAACTGGGTGCAGCATGCACCAAGTGGTAGCCGAGCGCTGGCAGCAGGTGCGTTGGCACGTGCGTTTTTGTACTCGGACCTTGAAGGTTCTGAGTATGATGAAGCTGAGGCTGCTTTGACGTTCCTCCTGGATGACCGTGATCTTGCCGTGCGTGTTGCTCTCGGGGACGCGTTTGGTAGTGCTGAGGTTATTCCCCAACACATTCTTTCCGCGTTGCTTGTTGATGAAGATGTTGTCGCGCTGCCTTTGCTGTCTGGCGCAACCATTATTCCAGAGAGTGAACTTATCGATCTTGTTGCCACTGGATCTGCGCAGCGGTGTGGTGCAGTTGCGAGCCGCCCTAACATCTCTGTCAGTTTGGCCGCTGCAATTTGTGAAGTTGCTTGCGAAAGCGCGTGTGCTGCTTTGCTTTCTAATAGCAAAACTGAAATTACAGCTACCAGCATGGAGCGTGTTGTTGAGCGCTTTGGTGACAGTAGAGATGTGAAAGACGCTTTGATGTTGCGCGAAGATGTTCCTCTGCAGGTTCGCCATATGATGTTGCGTCGCTACACGGAAAGTTTGAGCCGTCATCCGCAAGTTCTTGGCGCGCGGAATATGCGTGCGCCGGAACAGCTTGTTGCAGATGCTCAGGACCGATCAACCATCTCATTGGCCTGGAGCGCTTCGGAGAAGGAAGTTCATGGTTTGGTTGAGCATTTGGTTGTCTCAGCCCAGATGACAAGCGTGTTGCTGTTACGTGCAGCTGTGACGGGTTGTTTTAATCTTCTGACGTCATCATTGGCTCGCTTGTCAGGTCACGGAGATGACGAGGTGTTTGATGCACTTGGTACGCCGGATGGTCCTTCTTTGCGACGCGTGTTATCTGCGGCAGGGTTGCCGGACCGGACGCATGCTCTGTTTCAGGAATGCATCAGCAGCTGGCAGCGTGTTGAAAACATGCAGATCGATCACTGGGCGAAATCTCGCATTGTTGCTGGCGACTTGATTGCGTTGGAAGATAATCTTGGCATCGAGGATCTGGGAGATCTACAGGATCTGCTGCATCGTCTCTCCAATGAGGCTGCACGTGAAAGTGCGCGCGCTCACGTCGCTGAGATGCTCAGCGACGTTGCTTAG
- a CDS encoding glycosyltransferase: MSTQKPRLYFDLTTLRQNRSTSIQANGVTRTLFETAKRFFQSDIEVTFICHDARENEYVSVDPAPFFNRNQLNPAALPDLLGAPVKTFNPEKYRNQKLKGLFHRFRHSLRTHVKETTGAYEGAALGRPLRDIDAPFLCLGNLEEVRRLCEYAKSHAPYVPVYAMIHDISPLRLNDPEQDAGAKVWLEHLRRTVTTRPHIIANSEFTRTDFLKYLAEQKLPSPQSTKVVHLAHEFLTGEPKLPLKHSPKNGFFLLLGDIRYRKNAKLVFDAYLHILANDKDAQLPQLVCAGLIPNGSFASLNTDQKYTPIGRYVTIVQSPPQEALAALYEQAVALIYPSLFEGYGLPVGEALWMGTPVLASNATSIPEVGGDHCQYFDPNNAEELANLMVSTVNSQETLRAEVPDRSELRSWEDVQSEIWQVITKNNTTSDKRAMHENNRSAAPALS; the protein is encoded by the coding sequence ATGTCCACGCAGAAGCCAAGGCTCTACTTTGACCTAACAACGCTTCGGCAAAATCGCTCAACCTCCATTCAGGCAAATGGCGTCACCAGAACGCTCTTTGAAACAGCCAAGCGCTTTTTCCAAAGCGATATTGAAGTCACTTTCATTTGTCATGACGCCCGTGAGAATGAGTACGTGAGCGTGGACCCTGCTCCCTTCTTTAATAGGAACCAGCTTAACCCGGCAGCTCTGCCAGATTTACTCGGCGCCCCCGTCAAAACCTTCAATCCAGAAAAATATAGGAACCAAAAACTAAAAGGCCTCTTTCATCGGTTTCGCCATTCTCTGCGCACTCACGTCAAAGAAACAACTGGAGCCTACGAAGGCGCTGCATTGGGAAGACCCTTGCGAGACATTGACGCCCCGTTTTTATGCCTTGGCAATCTGGAGGAGGTTAGACGCCTCTGCGAGTATGCAAAAAGCCACGCACCCTATGTGCCGGTCTACGCTATGATCCACGACATCTCGCCACTTCGCCTTAACGATCCAGAGCAAGACGCAGGCGCCAAAGTTTGGTTAGAGCATCTCAGGCGCACAGTAACCACTCGCCCGCACATCATCGCCAATTCTGAATTTACCAGAACCGATTTCCTGAAGTATTTGGCAGAGCAAAAGCTCCCCTCACCTCAAAGCACCAAAGTCGTGCATTTAGCGCATGAATTTTTGACCGGAGAACCTAAGTTACCGCTCAAACATTCGCCGAAAAATGGTTTCTTTCTGCTTTTGGGTGATATTCGCTATCGAAAGAACGCAAAACTCGTATTCGACGCGTACTTGCACATCCTTGCGAATGATAAGGATGCCCAGTTGCCACAATTGGTGTGCGCAGGCCTCATCCCCAATGGCTCGTTTGCAAGCTTGAACACAGATCAGAAATATACGCCAATCGGAAGATACGTCACCATCGTACAGTCACCCCCACAAGAAGCTTTGGCAGCGCTTTATGAGCAGGCCGTAGCCCTCATCTACCCCAGCCTGTTTGAGGGGTACGGTTTACCAGTTGGCGAGGCTTTATGGATGGGAACACCCGTATTAGCGTCCAATGCCACGTCTATTCCAGAGGTTGGTGGAGACCATTGTCAGTACTTTGATCCCAACAATGCGGAGGAGCTCGCCAATCTCATGGTATCAACGGTAAATTCTCAGGAAACGTTGCGCGCAGAAGTGCCAGACAGATCGGAATTACGATCCTGGGAGGATGTGCAGTCGGAGATTTGGCAGGTCATTACAAAAAACAACACAACATCAGATAAACGTGCGATGCACGAAAACAACCGAAGCGCAGCTCCGGCATTATCTTAG
- a CDS encoding iron-sulfur cluster assembly scaffold protein, which yields MLDDIYNSKILEFAGNIPHLGHLENPQAQAKAHSRLCGSTVSVEVCVAGEQIVSFAQDVKACALGQASASILGKNVIGASPTEIREAYTQLHAMLKENGAPPTGRFADLAFLEPVRGYKARHASTMLAFEALVKALDDVEAPVS from the coding sequence ATGTTGGATGACATTTACAATAGCAAGATCCTTGAGTTTGCAGGGAATATTCCTCATCTGGGGCATCTGGAAAACCCTCAGGCGCAGGCGAAAGCACATTCACGTTTGTGTGGTTCAACAGTAAGTGTTGAGGTTTGTGTGGCGGGTGAACAGATTGTTTCCTTCGCTCAGGATGTGAAAGCTTGCGCGCTTGGGCAAGCATCTGCTTCCATTTTAGGCAAAAACGTCATTGGTGCGTCTCCTACTGAAATCAGGGAGGCTTATACGCAGTTGCACGCTATGCTGAAGGAAAATGGAGCGCCGCCAACGGGCCGTTTCGCTGATTTGGCGTTTCTTGAGCCCGTGCGAGGGTACAAAGCGCGACACGCTTCTACTATGTTGGCATTTGAGGCTTTGGTCAAAGCGCTGGATGATGTTGAAGCACCTGTTTCTTAG
- the thrS gene encoding threonine--tRNA ligase, protein MLQLSFPDNSTREYAPGTTGSEVAGSISKSLQKKSVAIAIDGELRDLSDTIDANAAIEFVTRDDPRALELIRHDAAHVMAEAVQELWPETQVTIGPVIENGFYYDFKRAAPFTTDDLPKIEKKMQQIVKRNAKFTKEIWSRNEAKEYFASKGEDYKVELVDAIPENETVKIYKQGDWLDLCRGPHLASTGQVGQAFKLMKVAGAYWRGDSDNEMLTRIYGTAWANDEDLKAYLHMLEEAEKRDHRKLGREMDLFHFQEEGPGVVFWHHKGWQLFQNLTNYMRRRLADDYQEVNAPQILDKSLWETSGHWEWYRENMFATETEDHRVFAIKPMNCPGHIQIYKHGLKSYRDLPLRMAEFGAVSRYEPSGALHGLMRVRAFTQDDAHVFCTEEQLAAECHKINDLILSVYKDFGFDEIVVKLSTRPEKRVGADEVWDHAEAVMSEVLREIEEQSEGRIKTGILEGEGAFYGPKFEYTLRDAIGREWQCGTTQVDFTLPERFGTFYVDSDGAKKQPVMIHRAICGSLERFLGILIENFAGHFPLWLAPQQFVVAAITSDADEYARKVQLALKKAGLRGVLDLRNEKINYKVREHSLAKVPVIIAVGKREAEETSVSIRRLGSRDQTSMTLDEAIASLTDEATPPDLKE, encoded by the coding sequence ATGCTTCAACTGTCTTTTCCCGATAATTCCACTCGTGAATATGCCCCAGGCACCACTGGTTCTGAGGTTGCGGGAAGTATCTCCAAATCTTTGCAGAAGAAATCCGTTGCGATCGCTATTGATGGTGAGTTGCGCGATCTTTCTGACACGATTGACGCCAATGCTGCGATTGAATTCGTTACGCGCGATGATCCGCGTGCGCTTGAACTGATCCGCCATGATGCGGCTCACGTGATGGCTGAAGCGGTACAGGAATTGTGGCCTGAAACGCAGGTTACGATCGGTCCTGTTATCGAGAATGGCTTCTACTACGATTTCAAACGTGCAGCGCCTTTTACCACTGATGATCTGCCGAAAATCGAGAAGAAGATGCAGCAGATCGTTAAGCGGAATGCAAAGTTCACCAAAGAGATCTGGAGCCGGAACGAAGCTAAAGAGTATTTCGCTTCCAAAGGTGAAGATTACAAGGTTGAGCTTGTAGATGCGATCCCGGAAAATGAGACCGTCAAGATCTACAAGCAGGGCGACTGGCTTGACCTTTGCCGTGGTCCGCATTTGGCATCAACTGGCCAGGTTGGTCAGGCATTTAAGCTGATGAAGGTTGCTGGTGCATACTGGCGCGGAGATTCTGACAACGAAATGCTGACCCGTATTTACGGGACGGCATGGGCTAATGATGAGGATCTCAAAGCTTACCTTCACATGCTTGAAGAAGCTGAGAAGCGCGATCACCGTAAGCTTGGCCGCGAAATGGACCTCTTCCATTTCCAGGAGGAGGGTCCCGGTGTTGTTTTCTGGCATCACAAAGGCTGGCAGCTGTTCCAGAACCTGACCAACTACATGCGTCGCCGCCTTGCTGATGACTATCAGGAAGTGAACGCACCGCAGATCCTTGATAAGTCTCTGTGGGAGACTTCCGGTCACTGGGAATGGTACCGCGAGAACATGTTCGCGACTGAAACCGAAGACCATCGTGTCTTCGCGATTAAGCCGATGAACTGTCCGGGTCACATACAGATCTACAAGCACGGCCTGAAGTCCTACCGTGATTTGCCGCTGCGTATGGCCGAGTTCGGAGCGGTTTCCCGCTATGAGCCATCCGGTGCTCTGCATGGTCTGATGCGCGTTCGTGCGTTTACTCAAGATGATGCGCACGTCTTCTGTACAGAAGAGCAGCTGGCGGCTGAGTGTCACAAGATCAACGATTTGATCTTGTCCGTTTATAAAGATTTCGGATTTGATGAGATTGTTGTGAAGCTCTCAACACGCCCTGAAAAGCGTGTGGGTGCTGATGAAGTTTGGGATCATGCTGAAGCTGTGATGTCTGAAGTTCTGAGGGAAATTGAAGAACAGTCAGAAGGTCGGATCAAGACTGGTATTCTGGAAGGCGAGGGTGCGTTTTACGGACCTAAGTTTGAATACACCCTGCGTGATGCGATTGGCCGTGAATGGCAGTGCGGTACCACTCAGGTTGACTTCACCCTTCCAGAGCGTTTTGGCACCTTCTATGTGGACAGTGATGGTGCGAAGAAGCAGCCAGTGATGATTCACCGCGCGATCTGTGGTTCTCTGGAACGCTTCCTTGGTATCTTGATTGAAAACTTTGCAGGTCACTTCCCATTGTGGTTGGCACCTCAGCAGTTTGTTGTTGCTGCGATCACCTCAGATGCCGATGAGTATGCACGTAAAGTTCAGCTGGCTCTGAAAAAGGCTGGTCTGCGTGGTGTGCTTGATCTGCGGAACGAGAAAATCAACTACAAGGTTCGCGAACACTCACTTGCCAAAGTGCCTGTGATCATTGCGGTTGGTAAGCGTGAAGCAGAAGAAACGTCTGTGAGCATCCGTCGTCTTGGTTCTCGTGACCAGACCTCCATGACACTGGATGAAGCAATTGCGAGCCTGACAGATGAGGCAACGCCTCCAGATCTGAAAGAGTAA
- a CDS encoding transglycosylase SLT domain-containing protein, whose amino-acid sequence MKVAGDPSIAGRIELAFQKASSKTGTSFGFLLQAAARESSFDPNAKAKTSSASGLFQFIESTWLETLKKNGEELGLEDYSKHIRVDASGKYRVDNPQLKKQLLDLRNDPEVSSLVAGALAQNNESGLSSSLGRDPSAGELYLAHFLGVNGSLRLLDAVKEQPQKAAADLFPLQARANKAIFYSKDGQARSALDVHAKLVGRFNEAMGSEAQAPVGVGNTPITKPIDGHRVESRILTAWRATTDQNTGPFQSLFRTTDADEVAASKAVSATKASGFEVQESISQQFSAPRPVARPSGAPLDLTKFLAQNQISGRSLSKKV is encoded by the coding sequence GTGAAGGTTGCAGGTGATCCTTCTATTGCTGGACGTATTGAATTGGCTTTTCAAAAGGCCAGTTCAAAGACTGGCACGTCTTTTGGATTCCTCCTTCAGGCCGCTGCCCGAGAGTCATCTTTCGATCCCAATGCCAAAGCCAAAACCTCTTCTGCTTCCGGTTTATTCCAGTTTATCGAGTCTACCTGGCTCGAGACTCTGAAGAAAAACGGTGAGGAGCTTGGGCTTGAAGATTATTCTAAACACATTCGCGTCGATGCTAGTGGCAAATACCGCGTGGATAATCCGCAGTTGAAAAAGCAACTGCTGGACCTGCGGAATGACCCAGAAGTTTCCTCTCTGGTTGCAGGCGCTTTGGCGCAGAACAATGAATCCGGTTTGTCGTCTTCGCTGGGGCGCGACCCATCTGCAGGTGAATTGTATCTTGCACACTTTTTGGGCGTGAATGGTAGTTTACGCCTGTTAGATGCGGTTAAGGAGCAACCTCAAAAAGCGGCGGCGGATCTTTTTCCGCTTCAAGCTCGCGCTAATAAGGCTATTTTCTATAGTAAGGACGGTCAGGCCCGTTCTGCGCTTGATGTTCATGCTAAATTGGTCGGCCGGTTCAATGAGGCGATGGGCAGTGAAGCGCAAGCACCTGTTGGTGTTGGTAATACTCCAATTACCAAGCCTATCGATGGGCATCGCGTTGAGAGCCGAATTCTGACTGCCTGGCGGGCGACTACCGATCAAAACACCGGCCCGTTCCAATCTCTCTTCCGCACGACTGATGCGGATGAGGTTGCTGCATCCAAAGCTGTGAGTGCGACTAAGGCTTCTGGTTTTGAAGTGCAAGAATCGATCAGTCAGCAGTTCTCAGCACCACGGCCTGTTGCGCGCCCGTCTGGCGCACCGTTGGATCTGACTAAGTTCCTTGCGCAGAATCAGATCAGTGGAAGATCCCTAAGTAAGAAGGTTTAA
- the yidD gene encoding membrane protein insertion efficiency factor YidD, whose product MCKLDLPKNGSPVSLAARLGIGLIWIYQHTLSLFLGRACRYQPSCSHYTADAIGKYGLWRGGWIGLSRIIRCNPYGASGFDPVPVVLPTDAKWYLPWRYGHWTGDHIDPNTRFDLKD is encoded by the coding sequence ATGTGTAAACTGGATTTGCCCAAGAACGGGTCTCCCGTCAGCCTAGCTGCCCGTCTTGGGATTGGGCTAATCTGGATTTACCAGCACACCCTTTCTTTGTTTTTGGGGCGTGCCTGCCGCTATCAACCGTCTTGCTCTCATTACACTGCTGATGCCATTGGCAAGTACGGATTGTGGCGAGGAGGTTGGATTGGCCTTTCGCGTATTATTAGGTGCAATCCTTATGGTGCAAGTGGATTTGACCCGGTGCCGGTTGTGCTACCTACTGATGCGAAGTGGTATCTGCCATGGCGATATGGTCATTGGACTGGAGATCATATTGACCCCAATACCCGGTTCGATTTGAAGGACTGA
- a CDS encoding ASCH domain-containing protein, with product MSDTSENLPSFSFGDSPELADELLQLVLNGMKTATCGDLHSYEAEGETLPKPGDQFVILDGKGQEACIIEMITVTARQFDEIDEVWAVLEGEGDLSLEHWQQGHKEYFERNGVYAPDMKLVCEYFKVVQIFKLDNAPVKPN from the coding sequence ATGTCCGACACTTCCGAAAATCTCCCTAGTTTTTCTTTTGGTGATAGCCCAGAGCTTGCCGATGAACTTTTGCAACTTGTCCTGAATGGCATGAAAACCGCAACATGCGGTGACCTTCATTCTTATGAGGCTGAAGGCGAGACTTTGCCGAAACCGGGTGACCAGTTTGTGATTCTGGATGGCAAAGGGCAGGAAGCCTGCATCATTGAGATGATCACGGTGACCGCTCGTCAATTTGATGAAATTGATGAAGTGTGGGCTGTGCTTGAAGGCGAAGGTGATTTGAGCCTTGAGCACTGGCAGCAGGGTCATAAAGAGTACTTTGAGCGCAACGGTGTTTATGCGCCGGATATGAAGCTGGTCTGCGAATATTTTAAAGTGGTTCAAATCTTTAAGCTCGACAACGCTCCTGTAAAACCAAACTAA
- a CDS encoding aldolase/citrate lyase family protein, whose translation MNCLFYTTATALIQSLKSSNLHNASLAVQPEKSATERERYGPPRVLTHLASQYDIYLVLDESSERTILSTMAPYVDLKLKGTIPTFIKAGTDIERLHTILSVFEAEHGLQDESLHIIAELGKYPVIFNQTVGLIHSSPRLTTLAWNEEALKVALNAKRTRDDQGNLLSPFLFAQTQCLFAARSAHLKALDSTSPYINDRTAMTKDCSEAKQLGFDGKWTCAPDDIRIIEKTFVSPAQ comes from the coding sequence ATGAACTGCCTATTCTACACAACCGCCACCGCTCTAATCCAAAGCCTTAAAAGTAGCAACCTGCACAACGCTTCCCTTGCAGTACAGCCCGAAAAATCGGCCACTGAACGAGAGCGTTACGGCCCACCGCGCGTACTCACCCATCTGGCAAGCCAATACGATATCTACCTTGTTCTGGATGAGAGCTCCGAGCGAACCATCTTATCCACCATGGCTCCATACGTTGATCTGAAACTTAAAGGCACCATACCGACCTTTATCAAGGCTGGAACGGATATTGAGCGCCTCCATACGATACTTTCTGTTTTTGAGGCAGAACATGGGCTTCAGGATGAAAGCCTGCACATCATCGCGGAACTTGGAAAATACCCCGTTATATTTAACCAAACTGTTGGGCTAATTCATTCCAGCCCACGGCTGACCACACTGGCATGGAATGAGGAGGCATTGAAAGTCGCGCTCAATGCCAAAAGAACGAGAGACGATCAAGGCAATCTCCTCTCACCTTTCCTCTTTGCACAGACCCAGTGTTTGTTTGCAGCCAGGTCTGCGCATCTCAAAGCATTGGATTCGACGAGCCCCTATATCAACGATAGAACAGCCATGACAAAGGACTGCAGCGAAGCCAAACAGCTTGGGTTTGATGGAAAATGGACTTGCGCGCCTGACGACATCAGGATCATCGAGAAAACGTTTGTCTCTCCGGCTCAATGA
- a CDS encoding nitroreductase has product MTLEHKNLPELASFLKTRRSHLAVTLEFPGPDSAQVQELLGMASRVPDHGKISPWRFVVYQSPQAAAIGKKLAEIAEEREGPLGENTTAMELERFMRAPLVVGVLSSPNRDHKVPVWEQELAVGAVCLSLLNACFSLGFAGQWLTEWYAYDDEAAAYLGAREGERFAGFLHIGSASVKPAERPRPDVAQLTEYFEDVSSKIEA; this is encoded by the coding sequence GTGACATTGGAACATAAAAACCTCCCCGAATTAGCGAGCTTTCTCAAAACTCGCCGCTCTCACCTTGCGGTAACGCTAGAATTTCCCGGTCCTGACAGCGCTCAAGTTCAGGAATTGTTGGGAATGGCTAGTCGCGTCCCCGATCATGGGAAAATTTCTCCCTGGCGATTTGTTGTCTACCAAAGCCCACAGGCCGCAGCCATCGGTAAAAAGCTTGCCGAGATTGCCGAAGAGCGGGAAGGGCCGCTTGGTGAAAATACCACCGCGATGGAACTGGAACGCTTTATGCGGGCGCCATTGGTCGTTGGTGTTTTGTCCTCCCCAAATCGCGACCACAAAGTTCCCGTTTGGGAGCAAGAACTCGCTGTGGGAGCTGTCTGCCTTTCCCTGCTGAACGCTTGTTTTTCACTCGGCTTTGCAGGCCAATGGCTTACGGAATGGTATGCCTATGACGACGAGGCCGCTGCTTACCTTGGTGCTCGCGAGGGCGAGCGGTTTGCAGGCTTCCTTCATATTGGCAGTGCGAGTGTGAAACCAGCAGAGCGTCCGCGACCCGATGTAGCTCAACTTACTGAATATTTTGAGGATGTATCCTCAAAGATCGAAGCGTGA
- a CDS encoding NAD kinase has product MKRRTINRISFVSSDTEGALAARQELEKMYGFVAPEDADVVVALGGDGVMLTYLHKFMNTGMPIYGMNRGSVGFLMNEYKTEDLVERIEKAEITPLHPLNIEVIDKTGEEFTARAINEVSFLRKSHQAAKLRISVDGRVRMEELACDGVIISTPQGSTAYNLSAHGPILPIDSPLMALTPISPFRPRRWRGALLSTQNTVKIEVLEADKRPVNAAADHLEFRNVISTTIYQDATAQSCIMFDQDHSWDERILSEMFKY; this is encoded by the coding sequence TTGAAGAGAAGAACTATCAACCGCATCAGCTTTGTGTCCAGCGACACCGAAGGTGCCTTAGCTGCTCGCCAAGAGCTTGAAAAGATGTACGGATTTGTCGCCCCGGAAGACGCTGACGTTGTCGTCGCGCTCGGCGGAGATGGAGTTATGCTCACTTATCTACATAAGTTCATGAACACCGGCATGCCAATTTACGGCATGAACCGCGGGTCCGTTGGCTTTTTGATGAACGAGTACAAAACCGAAGATCTTGTCGAACGCATTGAAAAAGCAGAGATAACTCCGCTTCACCCACTTAATATTGAAGTCATTGATAAGACCGGAGAAGAGTTCACAGCGCGCGCAATTAATGAAGTTTCATTCCTGCGCAAGTCTCATCAAGCTGCAAAACTGCGGATATCTGTCGATGGTCGTGTTCGCATGGAAGAACTGGCATGTGATGGTGTCATCATCTCAACACCGCAAGGCAGCACAGCTTATAACCTGTCAGCCCACGGCCCGATCCTGCCGATAGACTCGCCGCTCATGGCACTTACTCCCATCAGTCCATTCCGACCAAGACGGTGGCGTGGGGCCCTGCTCTCCACACAAAATACCGTTAAGATTGAAGTCCTTGAGGCAGATAAGCGCCCTGTAAACGCGGCAGCTGATCACCTTGAATTCCGAAATGTTATCAGCACAACGATTTATCAGGATGCTACGGCACAAAGCTGCATCATGTTCGATCAAGATCACAGCTGGGACGAACGGATACTCTCTGAAATGTTCAAATACTGA
- a CDS encoding Hpt domain-containing protein: MASQPTSDKPAPERIKTPNDLSKKVRKMSKVEAAKFDPVKAAEEAIEKLSGQFESWMGSEVDCLKIANDAAQTSDFSSETYDALFRCAHDIKGQAETLGFPLIGRVANNLTTLLIVAHTQGSYPKELISQHVNAIRAMISEDARDSTSKLGVALVIRLEEASEPLTQLIDS; the protein is encoded by the coding sequence ATGGCTTCTCAACCCACATCAGACAAACCTGCCCCGGAACGCATTAAAACTCCCAACGACCTTTCGAAAAAAGTACGGAAGATGTCGAAAGTCGAAGCTGCAAAGTTTGATCCAGTAAAAGCTGCTGAAGAAGCTATTGAAAAGCTCTCCGGTCAGTTTGAGAGCTGGATGGGTTCTGAAGTTGACTGCCTCAAAATAGCCAATGACGCGGCTCAAACCTCTGATTTTTCATCAGAAACCTATGACGCATTGTTCCGTTGCGCTCACGACATCAAAGGCCAGGCAGAGACTCTGGGCTTTCCACTGATCGGGCGGGTCGCCAACAACCTGACGACGCTTCTGATCGTTGCCCACACCCAAGGCTCCTACCCTAAGGAGCTGATCTCGCAGCACGTCAATGCCATCAGAGCAATGATTTCAGAGGATGCACGCGACAGCACCAGCAAACTCGGTGTCGCTTTGGTCATCCGTCTGGAAGAAGCCAGCGAGCCGCTTACACAATTGATTGACAGCTAA